From Rhodococcus antarcticus, the proteins below share one genomic window:
- a CDS encoding FhaA domain-containing protein, producing the protein MTVGIVQRFERRLEGAVGDASARIFGGGVVPREVEQALQREVAEGVRELDGGHLLAPNSYTVTLSSTDHARLAEGVGDDATGDDERHASDVLVRWLTQHIAEQGWQTYGDVVVHLASSTALHTGQFRTSSTVDPDARRDPAARPDPAAHRDPDVHRVPSVHPGAAPMTHSNGHDQNPTEGARDEDAPAGWEGQPQQGWDGQPQQRWDGRPQQGYPQQGYDQGYGQPQQGWDGQPQQGYPQQGYPQQGYPQQGYPQQVYGQQGWDGQQGWDGQPQGQPQQGYDQGYAQPQQGWDAQQGYDQGYAQPQQGWDAQQGYYDQGYGAPGTQPGYGQPGYGQGGWEGATTELTGSLHLDDGSGRTYQLAQGANVIGRGQEAQFRLADTGVSRRHVEISWDGQVAMLTDLGSTNGTTVNGSPVQSWQLADGDVVRAGHSSIVVRIHG; encoded by the coding sequence GTGACCGTGGGGATCGTGCAGCGCTTCGAGCGCAGGCTCGAGGGTGCCGTCGGAGACGCCTCCGCCCGCATCTTCGGCGGCGGTGTCGTCCCTCGCGAGGTCGAGCAGGCCCTGCAGCGCGAGGTGGCCGAGGGCGTCCGCGAGCTCGACGGCGGGCACCTGCTGGCGCCGAACAGCTACACGGTCACCCTGAGCTCGACCGATCACGCCCGGCTCGCCGAGGGCGTTGGTGACGACGCCACCGGGGACGACGAGCGGCACGCCTCGGACGTGCTCGTCCGCTGGCTGACCCAGCACATCGCCGAGCAGGGGTGGCAGACCTACGGCGACGTCGTCGTCCACCTCGCCAGCTCGACCGCCCTGCACACGGGCCAGTTCCGCACCAGCTCCACCGTCGACCCCGACGCCCGCCGAGACCCCGCCGCCCGCCCAGACCCCGCCGCGCACCGAGACCCTGACGTGCACCGCGTTCCGTCTGTCCACCCAGGAGCAGCACCCATGACCCACAGCAACGGCCACGACCAGAACCCCACCGAGGGCGCCCGCGACGAGGATGCCCCGGCCGGCTGGGAAGGTCAGCCGCAGCAGGGGTGGGACGGGCAGCCCCAGCAGAGGTGGGACGGCCGGCCCCAGCAGGGGTACCCGCAGCAGGGCTACGACCAGGGCTACGGCCAGCCCCAGCAGGGGTGGGACGGCCAGCCCCAGCAGGGCTACCCGCAGCAGGGCTACCCGCAACAGGGCTACCCGCAACAGGGCTACCCGCAGCAGGTCTACGGCCAGCAGGGATGGGACGGCCAGCAGGGGTGGGACGGCCAGCCCCAGGGCCAGCCGCAGCAGGGGTACGACCAGGGCTACGCCCAGCCCCAGCAGGGGTGGGACGCCCAGCAGGGGTACGACCAGGGCTACGCCCAGCCCCAGCAGGGGTGGGACGCCCAGCAGGGCTACTACGACCAGGGCTACGGCGCCCCCGGAACCCAGCCCGGCTACGGGCAGCCGGGCTACGGGCAGGGCGGCTGGGAGGGCGCCACCACCGAGCTCACCGGCTCGCTGCACCTGGACGACGGCTCGGGCCGCACCTACCAGCTCGCGCAGGGTGCGAACGTCATCGGCCGCGGCCAGGAGGCACAGTTCCGGCTGGCCGACACCGGCGTGTCCCGGCGGCACGTTGAGATCTCGTGGGACGGCCAGGTCGCCATGCTCACCGATCTCGGCTCGACCAACGGCACCACCGTCAACGGATCGCCCGTCCAGAGCTGGCAGCTGGCCGACGGCGACGTGGTGCGGGCGGGTCACTCGAGCATCGTGGTGCGCATCCACGGCTGA
- a CDS encoding FHA domain-containing protein FhaB/FipA, whose protein sequence is MQGLILQLTRGGFLVLLWLFVFAVLRVLRTDLYAASGLRVTLPSSGRRSASRPPARGTKVARQLVVTHGALAGTRITLGTQAVLLGRADDSTLVLTDDYASTRHARISPRGSDWYVEDLGSTNGTYLDRDKVTSPVKVPLGTPVRVGKTTVELRP, encoded by the coding sequence GTGCAGGGACTGATCCTCCAGCTCACCCGTGGCGGCTTCCTCGTCCTGCTGTGGCTCTTCGTCTTCGCCGTGCTGCGCGTGCTGCGGACGGACCTCTACGCGGCGTCGGGCCTGCGCGTCACGCTGCCCAGCTCGGGCCGCCGCTCGGCCTCCCGCCCGCCGGCCCGGGGGACCAAGGTGGCGCGCCAGCTCGTCGTCACCCACGGTGCGCTGGCCGGCACCCGGATCACCCTGGGCACCCAGGCCGTCCTGCTGGGCCGCGCGGACGACTCCACGCTCGTGCTCACCGACGACTACGCCTCCACCCGGCACGCGCGCATCTCCCCGCGCGGCTCCGACTGGTACGTCGAGGACCTCGGCTCCACCAACGGCACCTACCTCGACCGAGACAAGGTCACCTCCCCGGTCAAGGTCCCCCTGGGCACGCCCGTCCGGGTGGGCAAGACGACGGTCGAGCTGCGCCCGTGA
- a CDS encoding PP2C family protein-serine/threonine phosphatase → MSLVLRYAARSDRGLVRSNNQDSVYAGPRLLAVADGMGGHAGGEVASKVVIAAVAPLDDDEPGHDLLGQLEDALLAGNDAIIELVAQEPELTGMGTTLTAILFAGTRLGLAHVGDSRAYLLRDGSLSQITKDDTFVQSLIDEGRLTEDEAAHHPQRSLILRALNGDDVEPSLTVREARDGDRYLLCSDGLSSVVSAETIAEALRIADPQDSADRLIELALRSGGPDNITVIVADVIDVEFGEDLPIVGGAVSGVEDDGSTPDTSAGRAAAVNPSRAAPRRVEPTGVAEPPARRSRRRLLVIAGTVLLVLVVAAVAGRAWLKTNYYVGEKNGTVAVLRGLPGTVLGVALQEVALQGCVSDDGTVELVGPALPATCDVLQVDDLQPAERAQVSAGLPGGSLEDARGQITRLTDASLLPVCGTASAAASATPSPSSTAPTTAPTTATPLTTTPVVPPVPGSTPTTTTPTTTTSQGTDLAAPTERPGQTCRPGR, encoded by the coding sequence GTGAGCCTCGTGCTCCGCTACGCCGCACGCAGCGACCGCGGACTGGTGCGCTCCAACAACCAGGACTCGGTCTACGCGGGGCCCCGCCTGCTCGCGGTGGCCGACGGCATGGGTGGTCACGCCGGGGGCGAGGTCGCCTCCAAGGTCGTCATCGCCGCCGTCGCGCCCCTCGACGACGACGAGCCCGGCCACGACCTGCTGGGCCAGCTCGAGGACGCGCTGCTGGCCGGCAACGACGCGATCATCGAGCTGGTGGCCCAGGAGCCCGAGCTCACCGGGATGGGAACCACCCTCACGGCGATCCTGTTCGCGGGCACCCGGCTGGGCCTGGCCCACGTGGGCGACTCCCGGGCCTACCTGCTGCGCGACGGAAGCCTGAGCCAGATCACCAAGGACGACACGTTCGTCCAGTCGCTCATCGACGAAGGTCGGCTCACCGAGGACGAGGCGGCGCACCACCCGCAGCGGTCCCTCATCCTGCGGGCGCTCAACGGCGACGACGTGGAGCCCTCCCTCACGGTGCGCGAGGCCCGCGACGGCGACCGGTACCTGCTCTGCTCCGACGGGCTCTCCAGCGTGGTCAGCGCGGAGACCATCGCCGAGGCGCTGCGCATCGCGGACCCGCAGGACAGCGCCGACCGGCTCATCGAGCTCGCGCTGCGCAGCGGCGGGCCGGACAACATCACCGTGATCGTCGCGGACGTGATCGACGTCGAGTTCGGCGAGGACCTGCCCATCGTGGGCGGCGCGGTCTCCGGGGTGGAGGACGACGGCAGCACCCCGGACACTTCCGCCGGCAGGGCCGCCGCGGTGAACCCCTCGCGGGCGGCGCCACGACGGGTGGAGCCCACCGGGGTGGCCGAGCCGCCCGCGCGGCGCAGCCGCCGGCGCCTGCTGGTCATCGCCGGAACGGTGCTGCTCGTGCTCGTCGTCGCGGCGGTGGCCGGCCGCGCGTGGTTGAAGACCAACTACTACGTCGGGGAGAAGAACGGCACCGTCGCCGTGCTCCGGGGCCTGCCGGGCACGGTGCTCGGCGTGGCGCTGCAGGAGGTGGCGCTGCAGGGCTGCGTGTCCGACGACGGCACCGTCGAGCTCGTCGGGCCCGCCCTGCCGGCCACCTGCGACGTGCTCCAGGTGGACGACCTGCAGCCCGCCGAGCGCGCCCAGGTCAGCGCGGGCCTGCCCGGGGGCTCGCTGGAGGACGCCCGGGGACAGATCACCCGCCTCACCGACGCCTCCCTGCTGCCCGTGTGCGGCACCGCGAGCGCCGCCGCGTCCGCCACCCCCTCCCCCAGCTCCACGGCGCCCACCACGGCGCCCACCACGGCCACGCCGCTCACCACCACGCCCGTGGTGCCCCCCGTGCCCGGCTCAACCCCCACGACCACCACCCCCACCACGACCACCTCGCAGGGCACGGACCTGGCCGCGCCCACCGAGCGGCCCGGCCAGACCTGCCGGCCGGGCCGCTGA
- a CDS encoding FtsW/RodA/SpoVE family cell cycle protein, translating to MAASAAPPNPVSPPGGIGVLPGGERPTRRGAELALLAFAAVVTTSALALVEANQEQSVTTDLLKLGAAYLALFALAHLAVRRLAPYADPLILPCVALLNGLGLVLIHRVDLAEQDSARQLGEAAPSADANQQVVWTAVGVLLFIGVLHLLRDHRSLARYGYTLGLVGLVALALPGVLPSRFSEVNGAKIWLRLPGFSIQPGEFAKILLIVFVASFLVSKRDLFTTAGRHVLGMDLPRLRDLSPLLAAWGLSLAVLVVEGDLGTSLLIFGTVLVMLYIATERVGWLLVGGVFFALGCVIAYKLIGKVQVRVSTWLDPFATYDSTGYQISQSLFGLGTGGLGGTGLGAGRPDTVPFAKTDFIMTTVGEELGLIGVAAVLMIYLLLVLRGFRSAVAVRDTFGKLLASGLAFTVALQVFVVVGGVTKLIPLTGLTTPFLSYGGSSLVANYALVAILLRISDAARRPAPVRPAKVVPAAPIADAPTQMVQRPS from the coding sequence ATGGCGGCCTCAGCCGCTCCCCCCAACCCCGTCAGCCCCCCCGGGGGGATCGGGGTGCTGCCGGGCGGCGAGCGCCCGACCCGACGTGGTGCGGAGCTGGCGCTGCTCGCGTTCGCCGCCGTGGTGACCACCTCGGCGCTGGCGCTGGTGGAGGCCAACCAGGAGCAGTCGGTCACCACCGACCTGCTGAAGCTCGGGGCGGCCTACCTCGCGCTGTTCGCCCTGGCCCACCTGGCCGTCCGACGCCTCGCCCCGTACGCGGACCCGTTGATCCTGCCGTGCGTCGCGCTGCTCAACGGCCTGGGCCTGGTGCTCATCCACCGGGTGGACCTCGCCGAGCAGGACTCGGCCCGCCAGCTCGGCGAGGCAGCGCCGTCCGCGGACGCCAACCAGCAGGTGGTGTGGACGGCGGTCGGCGTGCTGCTGTTCATCGGCGTGCTGCACCTGCTCCGCGACCACCGCAGCCTCGCCCGCTACGGCTACACCCTCGGGCTGGTGGGACTCGTCGCGCTGGCGCTGCCGGGCGTGCTGCCCAGCCGGTTCAGCGAGGTCAACGGAGCCAAGATCTGGCTCCGGTTGCCGGGGTTCTCCATCCAGCCCGGCGAGTTCGCCAAGATCTTGCTCATCGTCTTCGTGGCCTCCTTCCTGGTGAGCAAGCGGGACCTGTTCACCACGGCGGGACGGCACGTGCTGGGCATGGACCTGCCGCGGCTGCGCGACCTCAGCCCGCTGCTGGCCGCCTGGGGGCTGTCGCTGGCGGTGCTCGTGGTCGAGGGGGACCTGGGTACCTCGCTGCTCATCTTCGGCACCGTGCTCGTCATGCTCTACATCGCCACCGAGCGGGTCGGCTGGCTGCTCGTGGGCGGCGTGTTCTTCGCCCTCGGCTGCGTGATCGCGTACAAGCTCATCGGCAAGGTGCAGGTTCGCGTGTCCACGTGGCTGGACCCCTTCGCCACCTACGACAGCACCGGCTACCAGATCTCGCAGTCGCTGTTCGGGCTGGGCACCGGCGGTCTCGGCGGCACGGGCCTGGGGGCGGGGCGGCCGGACACCGTGCCGTTCGCGAAGACCGACTTCATCATGACCACGGTGGGCGAGGAGCTCGGGCTCATCGGCGTCGCGGCCGTCCTGATGATCTACCTGCTGCTCGTGCTGCGCGGGTTCCGCAGCGCCGTGGCCGTGCGCGACACCTTCGGGAAGCTGCTGGCCAGCGGGCTGGCGTTCACCGTGGCGCTGCAGGTGTTCGTCGTCGTGGGGGGGGTCACCAAGCTCATCCCGCTCACCGGCCTCACCACGCCGTTCCTCTCCTACGGTGGGTCGTCGCTGGTGGCCAACTACGCCCTGGTCGCCATCCTGCTGCGGATCTCCGACGCCGCCCGCCGACCCGCCCCGGTGCGGCCGGCCAAGGTCGTTCCCGCCGCCCCCATCGCCGACGCGCCCACGCAGATGGTGCAGCGCCCGTCGTGA
- a CDS encoding peptidoglycan D,D-transpeptidase FtsI family protein yields MNTPLRRVALAVMVMVTLLLANSTYVQVIKADGLRADPRNQRVLLDEYSRQRGQISAGGQVLASSTATDDRIGYLRGYPTSPAAYVPVTGFYSLQYASSGIERAEDPVLNGSDQRLFGRRLFDLVAGRDPRGGNVALTLVPAVQQAAYDAMTNAGYTGAVVAIRPSTGEILAMVSTPSYDPNPLASHDAATRTAAWDALTGNPRSPLTNRAVSETYPPGSTFKVVVTAAALASGNTTPDTQLTASPRITLPGTSTTLENYNGSTCGAGTTASLTEAFARSCNTAFAQLGISTGADAIRSQAQALGISAGTPDIPLPVADSALGDIPDDAALAQSSIGQRDVRLTPLENAVIAATVANGGVRMQPFLVSQLQGPDLSTLNTTTPESLGQAIAPGVNSTLTRLMIGAEDRAGNEGKINGVQIASKTGTAEHGTDPKNTPPHAWYIAFAPANDPQVAVAVLVENGGNRALAATGGSVAGPVGRAVIAAALQGGQ; encoded by the coding sequence GTGAACACCCCGCTGCGCCGCGTCGCCCTCGCCGTGATGGTGATGGTGACCCTGCTGCTGGCCAACTCCACCTACGTGCAGGTGATCAAGGCCGACGGCTTGCGGGCCGATCCGCGCAACCAGCGGGTGCTGCTCGACGAGTACTCCCGCCAGCGTGGCCAGATCTCGGCCGGCGGGCAGGTGCTCGCCTCCTCCACGGCCACCGACGACCGGATCGGCTACCTACGGGGCTACCCGACGAGCCCCGCGGCCTACGTGCCGGTCACCGGCTTCTACTCCCTGCAGTACGCGAGCTCGGGCATCGAGCGGGCCGAGGACCCGGTGCTCAACGGGTCCGACCAGCGGCTGTTCGGCCGGCGGCTGTTCGACCTGGTCGCCGGGCGCGACCCCCGCGGCGGGAACGTGGCGCTGACCCTCGTCCCCGCGGTGCAGCAGGCCGCCTACGACGCGATGACCAACGCCGGGTACACCGGGGCCGTGGTGGCCATCCGACCCAGCACCGGAGAGATCTTGGCCATGGTGAGCACGCCCAGCTACGACCCGAACCCGCTCGCCAGCCACGACGCCGCCACCCGCACCGCCGCCTGGGACGCCCTCACCGGGAACCCGCGCAGCCCGCTGACCAACCGTGCCGTCTCCGAGACCTACCCGCCCGGGTCGACCTTCAAGGTCGTCGTCACGGCGGCCGCGCTGGCCTCCGGCAACACCACCCCGGACACCCAGCTCACGGCGTCTCCGCGGATCACCCTGCCCGGGACGTCCACCACGCTGGAGAACTACAACGGCTCCACCTGCGGCGCCGGCACCACGGCCTCGCTCACCGAGGCGTTCGCACGGTCGTGCAACACCGCGTTCGCCCAGCTCGGGATCTCCACCGGCGCGGACGCCATCCGGTCGCAGGCGCAGGCGCTCGGGATCTCCGCCGGGACGCCGGACATCCCCCTCCCGGTGGCCGACTCGGCCCTCGGCGACATCCCGGACGACGCGGCCCTGGCCCAGAGCAGCATCGGTCAGCGCGACGTGCGGCTGACCCCCCTGGAGAACGCGGTCATCGCCGCCACCGTCGCCAACGGCGGGGTGCGGATGCAGCCGTTCCTGGTGAGCCAGCTGCAGGGCCCGGACCTCTCCACGCTGAACACCACCACGCCGGAGTCGCTGGGCCAGGCCATCGCCCCGGGCGTCAACTCCACCCTCACCCGGCTCATGATCGGCGCCGAGGACCGCGCGGGGAACGAGGGCAAGATCAACGGAGTGCAGATCGCCTCGAAGACCGGGACCGCCGAGCACGGGACAGATCCGAAGAACACCCCTCCGCACGCCTGGTACATCGCCTTCGCCCCCGCGAACGACCCCCAGGTGGCCGTGGCCGTCCTGGTCGAGAACGGTGGAAACCGTGCGCTCGCCGCCACCGGCGGCTCGGTGGCCGGACCCGTCGGGCGCGCGGTCATCGCCGCCGCCCTGCAGGGTGGTCAGTGA
- a CDS encoding serine/threonine-protein kinase — protein sequence MHLSPGAVLADRYRLTSRIATGGMGEVWEALDTRLHRRVAVKVLKPEISSDPEFLERFRVEARTAAGLNHPGVAGVYDYGETSTLEDADQETAYLVMELVEGEPLSAVLAREGRIDVGHSLDMLEQTGRALQAAHAQGVVHRDVKPGNILITPDGRVKITDFGIAKAVDAAPVTRTGMVMGTAQYIAPEQALGQEAGPASDVYSLAVVGYEAVSGLRPFTSDNALTVAMMHIRDVPPPLPADLPAPVRELLLAAMVKDPTQRYRNGGELADAVAAVRAGRPLPLPGGWTGGGPATADPTAVLGRATAPLRAPAAPLRAVPTPVPAPLPGREHDRSSRTAGWLWFGGILVVGLLGLALYLLLTFTGGPGSTGTTPPVIVTTTAPTTPAPTTPPSPTTTAAPTTPPSPTTTAAPTTPAPTTTTPTTTTLTTTAPPTTTPTSAPAPTTTPAGVTLPSTTPPVTPAAFTGTPRSP from the coding sequence ATGCACCTGTCCCCCGGCGCGGTCCTCGCCGACCGGTACCGCCTGACCAGCCGCATCGCCACCGGTGGGATGGGTGAGGTCTGGGAGGCCCTCGACACCCGCCTGCACCGGCGCGTGGCGGTCAAGGTGCTCAAGCCGGAGATCTCCTCGGACCCCGAGTTCCTGGAGCGCTTCCGGGTCGAGGCCCGCACCGCTGCCGGGCTCAACCACCCGGGGGTCGCCGGGGTCTACGACTACGGCGAGACCTCCACGCTGGAGGACGCCGACCAGGAGACCGCCTACCTGGTCATGGAGCTGGTGGAGGGCGAGCCGCTCTCGGCCGTGCTCGCCCGGGAGGGGCGCATCGACGTCGGCCACAGCCTGGACATGCTCGAGCAGACCGGCCGTGCCCTGCAGGCCGCGCACGCACAGGGGGTGGTGCACCGGGACGTGAAGCCGGGCAACATCCTCATCACCCCGGACGGCCGGGTGAAGATCACCGACTTCGGGATCGCCAAGGCCGTGGACGCGGCGCCGGTCACCCGCACCGGCATGGTCATGGGCACCGCCCAGTACATCGCCCCCGAGCAGGCCCTCGGCCAGGAGGCCGGGCCGGCCAGCGACGTCTACTCGTTGGCCGTGGTGGGCTACGAAGCCGTCTCCGGGCTCCGCCCGTTCACCTCCGACAACGCCCTCACCGTCGCGATGATGCACATCCGGGACGTGCCCCCACCGCTGCCCGCCGACCTTCCCGCCCCGGTGCGCGAGCTGCTGCTGGCGGCCATGGTCAAGGACCCGACCCAGCGCTACCGCAACGGTGGCGAGCTGGCCGACGCGGTGGCGGCCGTGCGGGCGGGGCGGCCGCTGCCCCTGCCGGGGGGGTGGACGGGTGGGGGTCCGGCCACCGCCGACCCCACCGCGGTGCTGGGCCGGGCCACCGCGCCGCTGCGCGCGCCGGCCGCACCGCTGCGCGCCGTGCCCACCCCCGTCCCGGCCCCGCTGCCGGGGCGTGAGCACGACCGCAGCTCGCGGACCGCCGGCTGGCTGTGGTTCGGCGGCATCCTCGTGGTGGGACTGCTCGGGCTGGCGCTCTACCTGCTGCTGACCTTCACCGGAGGCCCGGGGTCGACCGGCACCACCCCCCCGGTGATCGTCACGACCACCGCCCCCACCACCCCGGCGCCGACCACCCCGCCCAGCCCCACCACGACCGCGGCGCCGACCACCCCGCCCAGCCCCACCACGACCGCGGCGCCGACCACCCCGGCGCCGACCACAACCACGCCGACCACAACCACGCTGACCACGACCGCGCCGCCGACCACCACGCCCACCTCGGCACCGGCGCCGACCACCACGCCCGCCGGGGTCACCCTCCCGTCCACCACGCCGCCCGTCACACCGGCTGCGTTCACCGGAACCCCGAGGAGTCCATGA
- the pknB gene encoding Stk1 family PASTA domain-containing Ser/Thr kinase, translating to MSTPRTLSDRYELGETLGFGGMSEVHSGRDLRLDRDVAVKVLRADLARDPSFYLRFRREAQNAAALNHPAIVAVYDTGEADTPEGPLPYIVMEQVDGETLRDVLRHDGPLTPRRAMEVMGDVCAALDFSHRHGIVHRDVKPANIMINRAGAVKVMDFGIARAIADGTSTMTQTAAVIGTAQYLSPEQARGEQVDARSDVYAAGCVLFELLTGEPPFTGDSPVAVAYQHVREDPRPPSQLNPAVPGTLDSVVLKAMSKNPANRYQSAGEMRTDLVRVLAGQRPTAPSIMTDDDRTEILGAVPVPVGSGRHRDDDPLGGLGVDAAERERTGRRTGLIVLASVVMIALVALIGVFLYQLNGGGRPTQVAVPPVAGQTLNDAQAQISAVKLQSRTNNVPDATVPENTVIRTDPTVGSSVDENSTVQLYVSTGPEQVRVPTVANLPLQQAIDALTVARLTAAPNPAMQPSDTVPAGSVISSTPAAGSSADAQSAVVLVVSSGAQPVRIPSVVGQAQPDAQANLEAAGFVVNPAPVDSAKPAGEVVSQGPEGGTQAPKGATVTINVSSGNRVVVPDLAGVRATEVLARLQGNKYTGGQGNITATMVPVTDPAQVGRVVSQSVPAGTEIEPSAPLSIGVGVSPAPPTSGPLSTVPLPTTTTTTTTTTTAKPPGG from the coding sequence ATGAGCACGCCACGCACCCTGTCGGACCGCTACGAGCTCGGCGAGACCCTGGGCTTCGGTGGGATGTCCGAGGTGCACTCAGGCCGTGACCTGCGCCTGGACCGCGACGTCGCCGTCAAGGTGCTCCGCGCGGACCTGGCCAGGGACCCGTCGTTCTACCTGCGCTTCCGGCGCGAGGCGCAGAACGCGGCGGCCCTGAACCACCCGGCGATCGTCGCCGTGTACGACACCGGCGAGGCGGACACGCCCGAGGGTCCGCTGCCCTACATCGTGATGGAGCAGGTCGACGGGGAGACCCTGCGGGACGTGCTGCGCCACGACGGTCCGCTCACCCCGCGCCGTGCCATGGAGGTCATGGGCGACGTGTGCGCCGCCCTCGACTTCAGCCACCGCCACGGCATCGTCCACCGCGACGTCAAGCCCGCGAACATCATGATCAACCGGGCCGGCGCGGTGAAGGTGATGGACTTCGGGATCGCCAGGGCCATCGCCGACGGCACCTCGACCATGACCCAGACCGCGGCGGTCATCGGCACCGCGCAGTACCTGTCGCCCGAGCAGGCCCGCGGCGAGCAGGTCGACGCCCGCTCCGACGTGTACGCCGCCGGGTGCGTGCTGTTCGAGCTCCTCACCGGTGAGCCACCGTTCACCGGTGACTCACCCGTGGCCGTGGCCTACCAGCACGTCCGCGAGGACCCCCGCCCCCCGTCCCAGCTCAACCCGGCCGTCCCGGGCACCCTGGACTCCGTGGTGCTCAAGGCCATGAGCAAGAACCCGGCCAACCGCTACCAGAGCGCCGGGGAGATGCGGACCGACCTCGTGCGGGTGCTCGCCGGACAGCGGCCCACGGCACCGTCGATCATGACCGACGACGACCGCACCGAGATCCTCGGCGCCGTCCCCGTGCCGGTCGGCAGTGGCCGCCACCGCGACGACGACCCCCTCGGTGGGCTCGGGGTGGACGCCGCCGAGCGCGAGCGCACCGGACGGCGGACCGGTCTCATCGTCCTGGCGAGCGTCGTGATGATCGCCCTCGTCGCCCTCATCGGGGTGTTCCTGTACCAGCTCAACGGGGGCGGGCGCCCCACCCAGGTCGCCGTGCCGCCGGTGGCGGGGCAGACGCTCAACGACGCCCAGGCCCAGATCAGCGCGGTCAAGCTCCAGTCACGCACCAACAACGTGCCGGACGCGACCGTGCCCGAGAACACCGTCATCCGCACGGACCCCACGGTCGGCAGTTCCGTCGACGAGAACAGCACCGTTCAGCTCTACGTGTCCACCGGTCCGGAACAGGTCCGGGTGCCCACGGTGGCGAACCTGCCCCTCCAGCAGGCCATCGACGCCCTCACCGTCGCGCGGCTGACCGCGGCCCCGAACCCGGCCATGCAGCCCTCGGACACGGTCCCCGCCGGCTCGGTCATCAGCTCCACCCCCGCGGCGGGCTCCTCTGCCGACGCGCAGTCGGCGGTGGTCCTGGTGGTCAGCAGCGGAGCGCAGCCCGTCCGGATCCCCTCGGTGGTCGGACAGGCCCAGCCCGACGCCCAGGCGAACCTGGAGGCCGCCGGGTTCGTCGTCAACCCTGCCCCCGTCGACTCCGCCAAGCCTGCCGGCGAGGTGGTGAGCCAGGGTCCCGAGGGCGGGACCCAGGCGCCCAAGGGCGCCACCGTCACCATCAACGTCTCCAGCGGCAACCGCGTCGTCGTGCCGGACCTGGCCGGTGTGCGGGCCACGGAGGTCCTGGCCCGGCTGCAGGGCAACAAGTACACCGGCGGCCAGGGCAACATCACCGCCACGATGGTCCCGGTGACCGATCCCGCCCAGGTCGGCCGGGTGGTCAGCCAGTCCGTCCCGGCGGGCACCGAGATCGAGCCGAGCGCCCCCCTGAGCATCGGCGTCGGGGTCTCCCCCGCCCCGCCCACCTCAGGACCGCTGTCCACGGTCCCGCTGCCGACCACCACCACCACGACCACCACCACCACCACGGCCAAGCCGCCCGGGGGCTGA
- a CDS encoding aminodeoxychorismate/anthranilate synthase component II, translating to MRILVVDNYDSFVYNLVQYLGQLGVDVDVVRNDDPALDDTSGHAGVLLSPGPGTPERAGRSVELVHRAVADRTPLLGVCLGHQAIGVALGATVDRAPELMHGKTSLVDHDGSGVLAGLPQPFTATRYHSLTVLPDTVPAELEATAHTAGGIVMALRHRELPLHGVQFHPESVLTQGGHRVLANWLEVCGWSVDEALVARLETEMAATLGDLSRVSPAAG from the coding sequence ATGCGGATCCTCGTCGTCGACAACTACGACAGCTTCGTCTACAACCTCGTGCAGTACCTCGGGCAGCTGGGCGTGGACGTCGACGTGGTGCGCAACGACGACCCGGCCCTGGACGACACGTCCGGCCACGCCGGGGTGCTGCTGAGCCCGGGCCCGGGGACCCCCGAGCGGGCCGGGCGCAGCGTCGAGCTCGTGCACCGCGCCGTGGCCGATCGCACCCCGCTGCTGGGGGTCTGCCTCGGTCACCAGGCCATCGGGGTGGCGCTGGGGGCCACCGTCGACCGCGCCCCGGAGCTCATGCACGGCAAGACGAGCCTGGTCGACCACGACGGCTCAGGGGTGCTGGCGGGTCTGCCGCAGCCCTTCACCGCCACCCGCTACCACTCGCTGACGGTGCTCCCGGACACGGTGCCCGCCGAGCTCGAGGCCACCGCCCACACCGCGGGCGGGATCGTCATGGCCCTGCGACACCGCGAGCTCCCCCTGCACGGAGTCCAGTTCCATCCCGAGTCGGTGCTGACCCAGGGCGGTCACCGCGTGCTCGCGAACTGGCTCGAGGTGTGCGGGTGGAGCGTCGACGAGGCGTTGGTGGCCCGGCTCGAGACCGAGATGGCCGCCACGCTCGGCGACCTCTCCCGGGTCAGCCCCGCCGCCGGCTGA